ACTGCTATTTGCTTACCTCGTACGAAACCTGCGCTAACAACATGAACAGGACAAACATGAAAAGCTTTAAAAAGGCAGCATACTTTACAACTTTTCGAGGACATTGTGCTGCTGACCCTTCAACGTCACCATAACCATCACCGCTAGTTACATTCTGTGCCCCCCCTCCAAAGGCAGTAATTATATTTGCCCCAACGTAACTTATCTTCATCGTATTCTATTTTATCACAGTTTTacaaaatcaaataaaattttcaataaatgttataatgataaaaaaatattaacatacGTAACTTATCCTATGGATATTTCTACaacagcaaaataaatttattttaggttcacttaaaagaaaaatggcaaacatatttattcaaGCCATCAGGTAGGAGGAtactaaaaatagaaaaaggataacacgaaaaaacctaaacctaaaccctaaacatttttattggAAAAAACTAGTACAATTCTACTTGGTTTCCGAATAAAACTTTGAGTGTTCGTACATTTCTGCCACCGTTATTCATATGCTCATCCATTTTGCGTTTTACAGTAATGCATATAAAGATAACGGCTATATGTAATTTAGAAGTAGTTTTCCTTTATAACTGCAAAtgtattttccaaaaaattgtatatttgATAGTTAACACAAATTGAATAACTGCATAACTTCAAAACGAACAGCATACGCCTTTcttgtatgtatatatatatgtattgaGTATTTTAGGAGTAACTTTTACATTTGATATATTTGTACATGTGTCTACATATTTTTGAGCTTATgcaacaattttgttaagaatttatttctatGGTTATAGTGCCGtacagttaaaaaaatagacaataTGAACTGCCAATTATTGAAGCAAATATTCCAAAGTTTATTATGTGCTCTTTGAGAAGGCTAACTTATATGCTAATATAAAatacgtatatttttaatgtttaaaTCGGGAAACAAATTACtacgtggaaaaaattatttctaagGAATCCTGGAAATTTTCCATGTACATAACTGTATATATTAATCCAAAAATTAACACGAAATGTcaacatttatatataataattttgttcaatattttgcacgaaataaatattcaaagGATGGCATTAATCATTTGaactgttttctttttcctgtATTTCTCATTTATcctattttatgaaaaaacgTTTAAACTTTACTAAAAAGtgatatgttaaaataaaaattaaaattttatgagcATTGGGTTTATACATCTTTTACAGGATAT
Above is a window of Plasmodium cynomolgi strain B DNA, scaffold: 0537, whole genome shotgun sequence DNA encoding:
- a CDS encoding Pv-fam-h protein (putative), yielding MKISYVGANIITAFGGGAQNVTSGDGYGDVEGSAAQCPRKVVKYAAFLKLFMFVLFMLLAQVSYE